attatatAAGTTCTTAAATAACTGAAATGTATGACAGAGATGCTATATATAGACAAATTCCGAGACTTATATTTGAAATAACAATATATGTTTAAGttaacaaaacaatataattaaaaggaaaaggttAAGCAGCAAAACTACTCCATCAATATGATGTACACATCTTCATACTCAATTAACAAAAATactatagttaaaaaaaaagatttaatcaACTTTAccttattttatataatatcgATCGTGCAATCATTATACATACGTAATCACTTGTTAACTTTATTCAGGTGGCAGTAAAACCAGTTTGAAGACATAACATACAGTGCCTTAAAATGATTACTGAAAGAAGATAGGCCTTAAAATATTAGATCGTGTATAAGTAGCAATCAAATATTTAGAAAGAATATAAACATCAATTACACATGATAATCATAATCATAATTTTCCATATGTCTAGATAATCTAAATGGCTGAATAGCATTGGATACTTTAGTTTGACTTCATCACCAACGCATGACAAATCATTTATACTAAAAACACCAGTTATAATCattatagagaaaaataatataaagcaTTTGTTgccaaaaaaagagaaaaataatataatatctaaATCATCTTtgtatgaataaaataatttataatttattaaaatgacttatttatttctaaaattttaatattaaaacccCTCTAGTATACAgatgattaaaaatatactttaaacatattttatattatataaatgccaaattttatattatatcttggtaaatactttataataaaacatggagtataatattaagaaaaatatttttgaaaacatgtTCGAGTTTTtgatatcttaattttaaaatttaagttaacCACATTCAGATTTAGagatcttatatattttatattctctCTCTTTCGAAAAGATTCATGTTTTAGGAAAAAATGTATCAAAAATGTATTTGTTATTAAGTAgtaattgtaaatttcaaagaAATTAGTTGTGATTGTTGTATTGTGATTAGCTAAAAGTTATAGCTAATTAGAAGAAAACAATACATTTATAATCAGAATTcaagatattttttaatatgcgtacaatttctaaaaaatataacattttagtATTTCAGATCGGATCTCATACTAATCATGAGTTCAGGATAATTTATTCATCCTTAATATCAGAAAACATGTAGTATCTATGTTCCATGTCTACGGTTAGGAGCAAAAATACGTGTTTTACCAGTTATTTctgttagatatttttttaaggCGAAAATACAATTTCAATCCTTAAAGAAAGAGTTCCTGAAAATAGTGTTGAACTCACATCGATTGCAGATATCGAAGATTGGCCAGCTCACGTGGAAGCTTTCCTGAAAGGCTAAGGGCCTTGAGAGATCTATTTTCATACCAGAAAACAAACATATTAGAATATAACAAAAGAACTACTTAAATAAGAAATATCGGAACAATTATTAACACTCACATGCTTGTTATGTGACAAGTCATGTTGTTATAGATGCTACAATTACAACCAATGGTGTTGTTTATGTTCTCCGAATTCGACGTAGGTCCTTGCATTATATTTAGGGTTCTTGAACTGCAAGGATCTCCATAACTTAGGTTCAGTCCCTTGATACCAAGTGTTGTAGCTATCTTCTCTAGCACATTCACTGCGTaattataataagatatataattaaGCAAGTAATAGACGTTTAAATATGCGCATTTTCACGATGactcataaaaaaattaatggcgACAATTCTCATACACTCATCTAGATGGAGAGCTGATGAGACAAATGTTGTTGGGATTGCTAAGAAACTTGCGATAATGGTAAAGAACAGAAGAAGACGAACTGAAAGCGCGAGCACCATCGAGATATGTGATATATGTGGGGATATTTTGTATGTGTAATTGTTTTGTTAGTTACAAAATCCAATACTGTCATCAACCAGGctcaattattttataatgttcatggacagggtcGGCTCAACATCCAGATAGGCCCTTaggcaaaaacaaaatttttggaccccatcaatactattaattcttcagcatGACCAACTGATATTAGTTGGGTCCAATAATTTTTTCAATAGATTATATACAATGTTTTTTCCTAACCACAAACAGTTATGTATTTGATTTTTACATGCATGATGAATCAGTTACAGCCGGCAAAAAAGGATCAGTTACATTTTATgtattgtttgtttatttttttttctaacatcatcaactttattaattaatttgtgcaagtacaaaatatattttaaaatattagcaTTTACGTACATcattatatctattctattaattcttcagcatGACCAGTTGATAAAAGTTGTATCcaccttttaaaatttataactccCTTTTAATacactttatttaattttctataacTGTCCATGATTACTAATCGAACATGTAACTGTACTTATACCTTCGAACATGTAACTGTCTTTACACTAGCCAACTGTCATTTAAATATTATCGCACCCAACTTCtttcatatactttttttttgtaaattaactTCTATCATATACTGATATACATATAATAACAGTCGACGATTAGCATATTTACATAACAAACGCTAATTaatcatatatcatatttaaaattatgatcggacctcaactttcaaaccatatatcttatttaagtttcaaatattattttattcaaatcaaaatatacaactgtatatgaattttgataatatataaaaggttcattataaatatgtttttatatatttttataattattaaattaaagaattatgatttaaaaaatataacatgcggataaccgcaaaattaagcATAGcgagtacaaaattatttgcTTGCGGATTGTATGGGTGtgattttttgaccaaaacaaattgaaatccgcgggttggcgggtcagcggcCGGATTCGACCCGCAACCTATTCATAACTGACtatataccggatcaatttttaaactgccattatttaataaaatatattttgattaatatttacacACAAATATGACTTCAAAAAAACATAcgaatataatcacaaaaaatataaatataaaactaaatttaaaataaaaaatatacccgctctttaagggcgggtcaaaatctagttagcaTTAATCTCTATGATTTTGACTTTCTAATAcagagtaaaatatattttaaataattaaaataatgctcttataaatttttcactgtttataatattttatcctttgtttcatgttttttcattttcttatatattacaGATTAAACAAATGTATcatgatttttaatatacttCACATAACATTTAACATTTTCATCATAAATAAAGTTGATtgaaatatttaagttaaatttaatattatcttaaaattaaattttagatataaaataataaatatatattattaatattaaaaataaagttatattttcatatcaatTATTCAGTTTCCTCTGTTaccatttttttcttatgaCATATTAAAAGTAATCAAAGAATTACAATTCAAAAtagtttattcaattttaaaagttGTCCgttctttataattatatgcACGTCTGTCCTTCCATAGGGAATtacattttattggttgttATATTCTGGTCTGATTACCCAGATCatctcaagtttgagtaatagaatagccgttgccgtcaaaaaaataatatataactgcTTAAAAAACTTGAATAATATTATAACGTAAATGGTTAAGAATGATAACTGCTAAACCTAAATTCGTGGGAAAGCTATAACTACACTCACccttatttaaatcatttataaatttattattataaatatatttttgtataataattttaaaatatatataacctaTGGATtaccacaaaattaagcggaaTGGGTGCGgatacaattttgtttttgcgGGTTGTACGggtcatattttataaccaaaacaaaattgaaattcCGCGAgttggcgggtcagcggggCAAATTCGACCCGTAATCCAGCCTTACGtgcgtataccggatcaatatttaaatttctacatttaataaaatatattttgattaaaatttatataaaaatatgattaccaaaaaaaatataatcaaaaagaaaaaatatcaaaaaatttaatttaaaaaaaaaatataagggcgggtcaaaagctagttagtattaatttttaatattttaattattataaaaagttatttttaaaacagaattaaaaattcatatgttaattcatatattttagttattatcaaattacatattattatattttgtaacactatttaaatttaattctaatacatatatgttaaaagaaaaaaaacaaaaatatacatattattatattttgtaacactatttacatttaaatctaatacaatatatgttaaaagaaaaaaaacaaaaaaaaaagtaaaagttggAATGTGCCCTGGTCCATGGAACTGTCGCACTGACCCGCCCCATATAATAAGTCGGCACTGTTCATGGAAAAATGTTCTCTTTGGGGTTTTCTTCTCGGTCGTCAGTGACTAGAGAATAGAGATAAATTGATATCGACAAAAACTAGTACTGCTGAAATGTCGAAGTTCataaagcttgatgttccaTGTCCACTTATGACATGTGGCTGATGTATGTATATGATGGCGAATTCCCAGCAGTAATCTTGTTTTAGTTCATTAGCCTCTTTTCACGATTTATTTTGTTCATAAATGATCATTTCCAggccattttttttgttaaccatTTTTGAGTTGTTTATATCTCAAATATATAGACACTTAAGCAATGTCGAAGTTCATAAATGTTTGATGTTTCTTGTCCAGTTATGACATAAGGCTGATGTAGGCAAGGGACTTATTATTTGAGATCCGGATTCGATCCGAGATCCACTCCGGATCCGGATTCGATCCGAGATTCACTCCGGATTTGATCCGAGATCCACTGATTCGATCTGAGATCCACTCCGGATCCGGATTCGAACCGAAATCCACTCCGGATACGCTCCGAAATTAAGATATCCAGAGCGTTCGGATCCGAATTCAGATGGTAAAATCATTGATCTGTCAAAATCGAATTCCGGATCcaaatatcataatttttagATCTGGATATCTGGATTCGGATccgtatttataaaatatattaaaactttttaattttattaataactatatttgatatattaatgtttattcataaaactagttttataatactatattttaattttagatattatattaatattataaatcttgtataaatatttaattaatttattattttaaaattttcttattttaaaaattcttatttttattttattaattatttttgcgAATCCGAATTTAGATATTCACggataatatgatatatatatggatatcCAGAAGTCTTGAATTCAAATCTGGATACTAAATCCATGGATCGGACGAATCCGATTCCAAATCCGAATTCACATACCCCAATTTTTTCGGAATCCGTCCCAGCCGCTGATTAATACTATAACTAATTCTCAGCGGTGATTTGGTATTAATGCATTAGCCTCTTTCCCTGCTTTATCTCTGTTAGAAGTGATGTATGACCCAAATCTTCTGCATTCATTTAGTGTTACACAGAATGACAGAAGACAATTATTGAAGTTTACATGTAgccacaataaaaaaaataaaagatgaatCAGTTTCAATCTTTGTGTACAAATCATTTCACAGATCCAGCCTTTCAAACAATATGTTGGTTGGATGCTCTGAGCTTAAAAATGTCAGACTCACTGTCCATCTCTTCTTTTgacttaaacaaaaaaagagtaaaatcatttttaaggTATATGATCTAAAGGCTTCAAGAAGTATGATTTATATCTTTTGAGTAGTGATTTTCCACAAGAAACTAATCGAGCTTTTACTAttgatttagaatttaaagGCTTTAAAAAAGTATGACTAGGAAAGATCACCGATTTCGTTTTCTTTCTAGTCTTGGTCAAGACCAGTTGGCAATATACTAATCGTGTACTAAACGTTTTTAAAAGTACACTCATCAATCAATCTCAACCTACCAAGCAGGCTAGTCAACCTGCATCAATCAGTATCAGTGTCTATCTTTTCTATAGTAGTCCTAAAAATGAGTTGGGTCAATCCAATAAATCTGGACCGGCCCATTAACAATTTGGTAAAAGCTTCGTAGCAGTACAAAAGACCGCTGGCAAAAAGCCGCTGGGAGACTTGGAGCGGCATTCTAGCTCGACAACATTAAGTCGCTGTAGTGATaaagccgctgggacacttagaAATTCTTCGAACTCTTCATGATTTGTATGCAACGGCTTTGCATACCGCTGCAGGATGCCGATTGAGAATCCGTAAATCTCGTCCAAATCTTGGTTTCCAGCGGCTTTATGACAAGGTGACATTAGACTGCTGTGAAACCTAAAATGCCTTACACTTAGACAAATCAGCTCACGAGTTAAACCACTACTTTTATCTCCAAAACACCTCTAAAGCTTCCAAAATCACCATTTTGCATCTTCAACATATGATAAGAACAAATGCAATGAAATACAACCTAAACATGCTTAACTCCTACtctatataatcaaaatatacaataatgaaatgctaaaacaatgcaaatatgcaagatatcaattGTACAAGTTGCAGTGATGAACAATTAAAGGTTCATGAATGACTCATTTCTTTTCTCCTTTTACGTGTTTCTAGCTCCAAAAGTATCATTTAACAAATATTATGAaggtttttatataaaaagaaagtaaaagatTTTCAATTTTGTGTAGCGTTAGGAAAGTTATAGGAAAGAGGGTTTGATTCAACAAccactatataatatatatatacttcgaGTTTGACAAACGCTTATAGAGATGTGTTTTTCGATCTATGTATTAGTAATAAGATTTCAGACAACTTTAATGATATGACTATGTAGTAAGCTAACTATAAGACTGCTTATAGGCCTTTCTTTTtagtcttaagagatataaggACTCGTACACATCTTTTGATATCACACCGACGAGGAAGGCAACTCCACAGTGGAGTTTAGAATTATAGATTCGGGGTACGATGGGTAGAGATCACTACCAGACACAGATGACTTCATTGTCGATGCTGTTTGATCGGTCACACCAGATGTGCTCGAGCTTCCATGTGTATCAGCGTCCCTCATCTTTGAGATGCTCCAGTTATGTCCATATAAACCATGATCTGACATAACTTGTGTTACTTCAATCTCGCCTTCGAGCATTTGTGCAGCTTCTGACATTGTAGGCCTTAAAGAGGGAGATGCATGTGTGCAAACGAGCGCAACTTTGATCATCCTTACTGCTTCTTTGCTGTTGAAATCACCTTCAAGAACTGGATCTACAATTTCCATTATGTCCCCTGTCTGTTGCAGCGCCAATGCCTGAGGCTCAGATGTAAAAGTggtttaaataaatgtaaaaaagaaagaaggtaAAATCTgtatatatcaaatgaaaaaCAATCTCTACAGTTACCCAATTGATAAGGGAGACGTGTTCAACACTTCCCTTGTGTTTAGTATTACTCTTGCCACTAACAATCTCCATGGCCACAACCCCGAAGCTATACACGTCCGCTTTCTCTGTTAGTTGACCCCATAATGCATACTCTGGAGCCATGTATCCGCTGCATTGTAACAAGAACCAAGACTTGAGCTATATTTCTTTGGACACACTGtgaagtttttgttttataatatactaCTTACATGGTTCCTGCAATCTTGGTGCTAATATGACTGTGTTCTTCTTCGTGGAGCCTGGCCAAACCGAAGTCAGATATCTTTGCATTCAGGTCAGCGTCTAGAAGCACATTTGTTGTTTTTATGTCACGGTGAACCATCCTGACTGCAGATCCTTCATGGAGGAATGCAAGCCCTCTTGCGATTCCTACACAGATTTTCTGTCTCATTGCCCATTCTAACTTCGTTGAGCTCTTTCCTGGAAATGATACTACTTGACATGTGATAACATATATAGAGATATGTACACCTGAATTAGAATCAAGATGTAAAGGAAAGCTGAATGCCTTTTGATGTATTACCAGACAAAGCAAGAGCAAGGGAGTTGTTTTCCATGTACTCATACACGAGCAGAAGTTGATCTTTTTCGACACAGCATCCATAAAGCTTGACAAGATTTGGATAATTCAGACCTGAGATCATGCCAATCTCATTCACAAACTCGCGGTTTCCTTGGCATGACTTGGAAGAAAGCTGCTTCACTGCTATGATTGTTCCATCTGACAGCTCTCCCTGCATTAAGTTTCAGTCACATTCAAAACAAGAAGCAAGCCATATCTTGAATAAAAATTGAGAAGATCTGGGCAtctatgttttaatatatactttgaATACGGATCCGAAACCTCCTTCTCCAAGTTTGTTGGCTTGATCAAAATTGTTTGTTGCAGCTTGCAGTTGCCCCCATGTAAAGCAAACAGTTTGCAGACTCTGTGCTCTCAGTTCTATTGTGACCAAGTAGAAAATAATTAGTAATATGCTAAAATGAATTAGTTATATAGCACAAATGGATTCATACCACGTTCTCTTGTGTTATTGTCTTCTCTGCATCTTTTCCGAGCATATATTCCCAAAGCCAAGAGAAAAATTGTTACCAAGGCACCCGTTGCCCCGAAAATGATGGGAGAACTAATGTGATGTTTGATTTTCTCCGCTACAAATGATAGAGTAGGTGTAAATTATAAAAACCAATACAGAGAAAGATATGTTTAATAAAGTAggtattttctttttgtctaaAAACCTCCACATCGGGGCTCCTGACCTGAAATTTTGAAAGATGAATATTATCATTAGGTGCCAATaacatgaaagaaaaaaaaacatttataaaagcTAATCTTCTCAAGTTATGGCAGTTTGAGAGTGAAACAACTCTTTGTAAAGAAATCTTTGAAACCATACGAGAGTTATGTTGTTGAAGCAGCGACTTAAGATAATCAAATAAGGTGGTTTTCGAGGAACAGAGAGATAAGTGTTATTTACTGTGACATAAGGAGATTGCAGAGATAAGAGGGCCATAGTTTCCTCTTTCGGGTATGAGGGTTGTCCCTTTCCCTGCCCAATACAACTGAATCTCTAACATATGATCGGTCACATTAGCTTTCAGTTCTCTGATAACAGGCTTCAGAGCCCCTTTAGCCTCCTCTTTGATGTTAAAATCACTCAAGACCAGTTTCCCCTAACAAGAGAGggaaaaaatatgaaatgaacGTCAATCTTTCATTCTGAGAATAGGAAATAAAGAACACCAACGCTTTACCTGAACATAGACGTCAAATATGCGTCTTCCCTCACGCTTGAATGGTGGTTCTTCGTCTGAAAACTGAATCTCCACAAAATGGAGGCTCACATTGTAGTCTCCATTTTCCAAGCAAAATGCATAATAAACAAGAGAGAGAGCAGATCGACGTGCGGTCTTATAAAGACCATGAGAATCTCCAGGTACTGCCAAATTAGTTGAAATGGTGTATGCGTCCTCTTCAGTTTTATCATCCACAAAGTTACCAGTGTTACTGATTCCCCAGTTTTTGAAGCGCAGATTTGTTGAGGCTTTGGTAATGTTGTTATCAGCTTCATATGCAATTTTGTAGCCAACTTTATATGAAGAGTTTGTAATAACTAATTCTCCACCACAGTTTATATGTAGAAACCCCTGATCTACAATCCATAACGACCAACAGAAAGAGAGAATTAACAGGGAAAACGGACCAGAGAAGTGACTGCATGTTAGAGATAAGTTAAGACAGCTCATATAATGTGTACTCACAGTTTGTGCATTTGATTGGAGCAGTACATGGAAGAAGCCCAGTTCTGCACCAAAATTGTTAGGCATCACATCGGCACAAAACATTCATACGATTGTTACTTCTGCTTATTTGAAACTAAGAGATTTCCAAGTTTTTGATGCAATATAAAAACAGAAGAGTGCACTTACAAGTTGTTCTTCACATAGGAACTCCGGTATGTATTAATGTTACTGGTTTACATATAGTGAATAAAAAACTTCAACATGAGCAGGTTATTAACAATAAGATAGCAGGTTAGGAAAATAGAGAGAAGGTTGTACGGATTTTCGCGGCAGCTAGATGACCATGAGAAATTGTTGTAAGAGAGATCACTATGAAGAAACCACCAAAAAGATTAACTGACATGACGAAAAAAAATAGCTCAGGTCATAGGACAACGGAAAGATTAAACGTACATATTAGACCGGCTATTGAAAAGACCACTAGATTCAAAGTCCCCTGAGAGCCTATTTCCAGTCAAATAGCTGAAAGAACATGTCCAAGAAGATACAATAGAATAAGGTTCCCAGCTCTTTAGCATTCTCAATGTCATCTTGTAGCACTTACGTATAATCTGGTGCCTTATCTCCATTTACTTCACCAGTCAAGTTGTTAAACGATAAGTCACTGCCGCAAACAACGTgtacaaaataaacaataaattctGGATGGATGTTTTGTGTTTTcacttttcaatatataaatttgCAGATTTCGCAACAATTCTTAAATAGACCATCTCAATATCTCATACATGCAAAGGTTTAAATACATCAGATCTTGTCATACTTTTTTTTATGACGAGAGGAGAGAGGTTATATGTCCGAAGACCAGAATAGTCGTAGGAGAAGATCCCGACCATACACATTTAAGTCTACTTTCCAATGAAAGTAGACCTTTCCTAGCGGGACTTAAACATGTGACCTCTAAGATCTCTACTAcataatccaaaattttaaccACAATGTCAAATCGTAGTTGGTGATCTTGTCATACTTGCATAGCACTCTCAAAAAGTTACCTTATTTTCTCTCTATGATATTTATTGATGTGCTTATGTACAGCTAAAACTGATTTAGTCCAGTAACTTTaagcatataaaaaaaaaaaactttaagcATATAAATGTCCGATGTGATGAGTCCAACGCAAATATCTCagcaacataaaaaaaattacattttcagatttaaccaaaacaaacttACAGAGTTTTCAAATCCTCCTTGCTCCAGATGTAAGAAGGAATTGAACCAGACAGACTCACATTCCTCAAAATCCTGAAACAGGGACGGAGACATTAGTTTGACATTCTCAGATAAACCAAAGCTTCATTGGAAAACACATACAGGGTTTTGATGACTTCGCTAGATATATTTGGAAAGGAGTGTATCCCAGTCGTATCACTAATGCTCCTGAAAAATGGATATGAAAGGTCAGTATATTCATTTCAATGGTCCTTTTGCTGATCAATTAACTAAAAGTAGTTAATACCCACAGGTGGGTAAGATTTTCGAGGCGGGCCACCGCGTCAGGAATAGGGCCTTTCAGTCCACTTGCATGTAGATCTCTGTTGATCATAATCGACACAAATTAGATGacattaaacacacaaaaaataagagaaattatAATTAGTAATGATGGACAAGCTTACAGCCTTTGAAGCCCAGACCAGCTGCCAATATATTCTGGGATGATGCCACTGAAGTTATTGTCACATAACCTACTGCATAGTGTAAATAAACAACTAGTTCACTTCCTTGCGGGTCAAGGAAACATTCTCATTCTCAACAAACTCCAATTAAGAGGTTACAGTTCAATTTAGGTGccaataaaacaatatttttcgAAACTTACATTTTCTCAAGCTTTATCAGTCTAGCGAGAGTGATAGGAAGGCTTCCTGTAAATTGATTGGATGCGAGTTCCCTGCAAAACAGAGGTTTCAGATTATACTTTAGCTAAATACTTAACTATTTCAATAAAATCAAAGATTCTGGTGGTTTTTGGACAATGGTTAATAAGATGCAAAGAGAATCTTACAATCCTGTTAGGTTGGTCAAGTTACCAAGCCAATCAGGAATTGGACCAGAGAATTGGTTGGCTTCAACCCCTCTGAAAAATAGCATCACGTTAATGTAGTATTAGACTAATGATTAGAAGGCACACTCCTAGAGGCTACATGTATGAGACGTACAGAAATGTCAGGTTCTTGAAGTTTTGTAAACCAGATGGTAAAGGGCCTGACAAATTATTCGCGCACAGCGAGCTGCGTCCAAAGTCAAAGTTAACTCGCGAATCCTACAGAGGGAATTGTCGGAGCTGGAAAATAAACAAAGAGAAAGACAGAGAACTGACATGAAAGTGAGGTCTGGCATTGAAGCCCATTCCGCCGGGATGGAGCCTGAAAGGTAATTTCGGCACAACTCTCTGTAAAGAAGAGCCAAAACTCACTATAAATACTAGATCGatttccgcgctacgcgcggataatttttatttaaaatttactaataattaaatatgagtATAACtcacaaaaaattattttaaccatctaaaatatgtatatgatggtgagcaaatgtaaaaaaaaaaaaaactgttaacTCAATGTTTTAAAACCGGATCAGATATTGGTTAGGTTATTATATGCCTAGAGGATCCCATTAACTCGACATTGACtcctaaaaaagaaaaaaaaaatttaaacatagtggattatatttattcatttgattttattttactttgatATAGTTGAAGAAAACTAAGGTacaaataactaatattttttttctaaacgtttcacatttttatagttttaattttcatcttcgtaattttcagaaaaaataagatgtagtttaattttatttattatgaaagcTGAAATTGAAAATCGAGGCCATTACATATTGTgctaaaattaatttaaaaagtaatttggTCATTTGCTTGTAATAAAAGTATGTGTCATACCGTTTGTCTAGGTTTTTACTGGTGGTTTGTTACTGTTGTTCTTATactcttaaaatattattattttgtaatatttatttttgtttttttcagttatatGGATCATAACAAATATCCGctttaaattatagtttttgttatttgaaaatCAAAGGGATGGTGGTgaatcaaaaacagattaaaaattaatgatctgGACGAAATAAATTGGATCATAAATACTTTTGAATATCGAGATATTTGATTCATGCCCATCCCTTGTTAGAAGTTTTACATTCTTGTTTTGCCTGAAATGCTCACATTCTTGTGCAGTTATTTAACACC
Above is a genomic segment from Raphanus sativus cultivar WK10039 unplaced genomic scaffold, ASM80110v3 Scaffold1882, whole genome shotgun sequence containing:
- the LOC130494612 gene encoding probable LRR receptor-like serine/threonine-protein kinase At1g29720, which translates into the protein MVLALSVRLLLFFTIIASFLAIPTTFVSSALHLDELNVLEKIATTLGIKGLNLSYGDPCSSRTLNIMQGPTSNSENINNTIGCNCSIYNNMTCHITSISLKALSLSGKLPRELANLRYLQSM